One window from the genome of Kaistella carnis encodes:
- a CDS encoding fasciclin domain-containing protein, which yields MKKSIMILAVVALALSSCNKTEGTATVTETATAETTPGGQETVKDDDSAPDIVKLAVSNPDLSTLVKAVQAAGLATSLSNAGPFTVFAPTNEAFSKLPAGVLDDLMKPENADKLNDILSHHTYVGVIKTDQLTDGQNLGMVDGKPISIKMVDGKPVVNGTINILASVPASNGIVHVVDSVILPD from the coding sequence ATGAAAAAATCAATCATGATCCTTGCAGTGGTTGCCCTTGCTTTGTCATCTTGCAACAAGACTGAAGGAACAGCGACAGTTACTGAAACTGCCACCGCAGAAACCACTCCAGGAGGACAGGAAACCGTAAAAGATGATGACAGTGCACCGGATATTGTAAAATTGGCGGTAAGCAATCCGGATCTTTCAACTTTAGTAAAAGCGGTACAGGCAGCAGGTTTAGCCACATCACTAAGCAACGCAGGTCCTTTCACCGTTTTCGCTCCTACCAATGAAGCATTTTCAAAATTGCCTGCGGGAGTTTTAGATGACTTAATGAAGCCTGAAAATGCAGATAAATTGAATGATATTCTGAGCCATCACACCTATGTGGGCGTTATAAAAACAGATCAGTTGACAGACGGACAAAACTTAGGAATGGTCGATGGAAAACCCATCAGCATCAAAATGGTTGATGGAAAGCCCGTGGTGAACGGCACTATTAATATTTTGGCTTCCGTGCCCGCTTCCAACGGAATTGTGCACGTTGTAGATTCTGTAATTTTACCGGATTAA
- a CDS encoding Crp/Fnr family transcriptional regulator: protein MKFLLDDDLLESTNADFKKYYKGDIILNEGECSQYFHYLKEGELSVSNFTEKGKELLQHKVKSGQFFAEPAVLLNEPFPGNVEVSSAKVDIIKFKRQCLIDYLILHPEKLFQFTLSVAKKSLKKSQLLKQIVLFNPEDRILQQLENYKRENGCVDESVLIKLTRKEISQMTGLRIETVIRTIKKMEKEDKLKIVNGKIIF from the coding sequence ATGAAATTTTTATTGGATGACGACCTACTCGAAAGTACGAACGCGGATTTTAAAAAATATTACAAAGGTGATATTATTTTAAATGAGGGTGAGTGCTCCCAATATTTTCATTATCTAAAAGAAGGAGAGTTGTCGGTTTCTAATTTTACAGAAAAAGGAAAAGAACTACTTCAGCATAAAGTTAAAAGCGGTCAGTTTTTTGCGGAACCTGCCGTTTTGCTGAACGAGCCTTTTCCAGGGAACGTTGAGGTAAGTTCTGCGAAAGTTGATATTATAAAATTTAAGCGCCAATGTCTTATTGATTATTTAATATTACATCCCGAAAAACTCTTTCAGTTTACGCTTTCCGTCGCCAAAAAATCCCTGAAGAAAAGTCAGCTTTTAAAGCAGATTGTTTTATTTAATCCCGAAGACCGAATTCTGCAACAGTTAGAAAACTACAAACGGGAAAATGGTTGTGTGGACGAATCGGTGCTGATCAAACTCACACGTAAAGAAATTTCTCAAATGACGGGCCTTCGAATCGAAACAGTCATTCGTACGATAAAAAAAATGGAAAAGGAAGACAAGTTAAAAATTGTCAACGGCAAAATTATCTTCTAA
- the ppk1 gene encoding polyphosphate kinase 1: MSNHFNPRDITWLAFNERVLQEAMDQKVPLHLRIRFLGIFSNNLDEFFRVRVAGLKRAMDFKDKFITESFYQPPTKILQKINEIVIKQQQNFDKTWKKIQVEMADQKVFIKTAKNLTKEQEKFVVAYFDEIVESNVIPILLHDNSAMPYLRDKSLYLGIAMRKKEFQYESKFAIIEIPSRILGRFVLLPTEGPEKNVILLEDVIKFNLPHIFSYFGYEEFEAHCFKVTKDAEFDLDNDIKTTLAQKIEKGVKSRRKGKPTRFVFDKEMDKALLEFLIRKLNLSKKDSIIPGGKIHNFRHFMEFPEVFEKYKKPEERTSFDHPDLVGKRITDVIQKTDILLSFPYHNYTPVIDLLRESAMDPEVKSIQITAYRLASNSKIINALINAVRNGKEVTVMLELRARFDEENNLKWKEILEQEGVKVLVGIPDKKVHAKLCVIKKRAHNKTIQYGFVSTGNFNEKTAKIYGDHLLLTSDRVIMADINKVFTVLRKPKHDVVSELKSCKKLVLCPELMREKIIAQMDKEIEEAKAGRKTLIIIKVNSLSDRDLIQKLYDAARAGVVIKMIVRGIYCAINQKDFKEKIEAISIVDEYLEHSRIMYFYNKGHEDIYISSADWMTRNMDYRIEAAAKITQKNLKKEIKDQLDIQLSDNVKARILDKKMRNEYVSSGKIPIRSQIEIYHYLKNKSVLD; encoded by the coding sequence ATGTCCAATCACTTTAATCCCCGAGATATCACCTGGCTCGCATTTAATGAGCGTGTTTTACAGGAAGCCATGGATCAAAAAGTTCCTCTGCATTTAAGAATTCGCTTTCTGGGAATTTTTTCCAATAATCTGGATGAGTTTTTCCGGGTGCGTGTCGCCGGTTTAAAAAGGGCCATGGATTTTAAAGATAAATTTATCACGGAATCTTTTTATCAACCTCCGACGAAAATTCTGCAGAAAATAAACGAAATCGTGATCAAGCAGCAGCAAAATTTCGATAAAACCTGGAAGAAGATTCAAGTTGAAATGGCCGATCAAAAAGTCTTCATTAAAACCGCAAAAAATCTTACTAAAGAACAAGAGAAATTTGTGGTGGCATATTTTGATGAAATTGTAGAGAGCAATGTAATTCCTATTTTGCTTCATGATAATTCTGCAATGCCCTACTTACGCGACAAATCTTTATATCTGGGGATTGCGATGCGGAAGAAAGAATTTCAATATGAAAGTAAGTTTGCCATTATCGAAATTCCTTCCAGGATTTTAGGGCGATTTGTTTTGCTCCCTACGGAAGGTCCTGAAAAAAATGTTATTTTACTGGAAGATGTGATCAAATTCAATCTTCCCCACATTTTCTCTTATTTTGGTTATGAAGAATTTGAGGCCCACTGTTTCAAAGTAACGAAAGATGCAGAATTCGATCTGGATAACGACATAAAAACAACGCTGGCCCAAAAAATTGAAAAAGGAGTTAAATCGCGTAGAAAAGGCAAACCAACCCGCTTTGTTTTTGATAAAGAGATGGATAAAGCCTTGCTTGAATTCCTGATTCGTAAATTAAATCTAAGCAAAAAAGACAGCATAATCCCAGGTGGAAAAATTCATAATTTCCGCCATTTTATGGAATTTCCCGAAGTTTTCGAAAAGTATAAAAAACCGGAAGAAAGAACATCTTTTGATCATCCCGATCTTGTTGGCAAACGAATTACCGATGTGATTCAAAAAACTGATATTTTACTTTCTTTCCCTTATCATAACTATACGCCGGTCATCGATTTGTTGCGGGAATCAGCCATGGACCCGGAAGTGAAATCGATTCAAATTACGGCGTACCGATTGGCGAGCAATTCCAAAATAATTAATGCCTTGATCAATGCAGTGAGAAATGGCAAAGAGGTCACCGTGATGCTAGAACTGCGCGCGCGTTTCGATGAAGAGAACAATCTAAAATGGAAAGAAATTCTGGAACAGGAAGGTGTAAAAGTTCTGGTTGGAATTCCTGATAAAAAAGTTCATGCGAAGTTGTGTGTCATTAAAAAAAGAGCGCACAATAAAACCATCCAATACGGTTTTGTAAGTACCGGAAACTTTAATGAAAAAACCGCCAAAATTTACGGAGATCATCTTCTGTTGACTTCCGACCGCGTAATTATGGCAGATATCAATAAAGTATTTACGGTACTTCGGAAACCCAAACATGATGTAGTTTCGGAACTTAAATCTTGTAAAAAACTTGTGCTCTGCCCTGAACTGATGCGCGAAAAAATCATAGCACAAATGGATAAAGAAATCGAAGAAGCAAAAGCCGGCCGAAAAACGTTGATCATCATAAAAGTTAATTCTTTAAGTGATCGCGATTTGATTCAGAAATTATATGACGCAGCTAGAGCCGGTGTTGTAATAAAAATGATTGTCCGCGGAATTTATTGTGCGATCAATCAGAAGGATTTTAAAGAAAAAATAGAGGCCATCAGTATTGTTGATGAATATCTGGAACATTCCAGAATCATGTACTTTTATAACAAAGGGCATGAAGATATTTACATTTCTTCTGCTGACTGGATGACGCGGAATATGGACTACCGAATAGAGGCCGCCGCAAAAATAACTCAGAAAAATCTGAAGAAAGAGATCAAAGACCAGCTTGACATTCAGCTGAGTGACAACGTAAAAGCGCGTATCCTGGATAAAAAAATGCGCAACGAATATGTGAGTTCAGGCAAAATACCCATTCGTTCGCAGATCGAAATTTATCATTATCTTAAAAATAAATCTGTCCTGGATTAA